One Thermoanaerobacter pseudethanolicus ATCC 33223 DNA window includes the following coding sequences:
- a CDS encoding Fe-S-containing hydro-lyase, translated as MYKKINTPLTEEIVNQLKAGDLILLSGEIYTARDEAHKRMIESLNRGEKLPFEIRNSVIYYVGPCPSKPGQVVGSCGPTTSGRMDKYTPVLIELGLKGMIGKGYRSKEVIEAMKKYKAVYFTAIGGAGALLAQKVKKAEIVAYEDLGTEAIYKFLVKDFPVIVTIDIHSNDLYEIEREKYKTNLKR; from the coding sequence ATGTATAAAAAGATAAATACGCCTTTGACGGAAGAAATAGTAAACCAGCTTAAAGCAGGGGACTTAATTTTGCTATCAGGAGAAATTTATACAGCAAGAGATGAAGCTCACAAGAGAATGATAGAATCATTAAATAGAGGAGAAAAATTACCTTTCGAAATAAGAAATAGTGTAATTTATTATGTAGGTCCCTGTCCTTCTAAACCGGGACAAGTTGTAGGAAGTTGTGGGCCTACTACAAGTGGAAGAATGGATAAATACACACCAGTATTAATTGAATTGGGATTAAAAGGCATGATAGGAAAGGGATATAGGAGTAAAGAAGTTATAGAAGCTATGAAAAAGTATAAAGCAGTCTATTTCACTGCTATAGGAGGAGCAGGAGCATTACTGGCACAAAAAGTAAAAAAAGCAGAAATAGTAGCTTATGAAGATTTAGGTACAGAGGCTATCTATAAATTTTTAGTTAAGGATTTTCCTGTTATTGTTACTATAGATATCCATAGTAATGATTTGTATGAGATTGAGAGAGAAAAATATAAGACTAATTTAAAAAGGTGA
- a CDS encoding ATP-binding protein → MKCTVCRKPAIVKFPAHNSAFCEEHLDAFFMRQVAKTIEKYKMLPPKGRVVVAISGGKDSLVTTFVLKRLGYEVLGFFIDLGIEENNFSSQSREVVESFCKENDIPLEIVNLKEKFGKGIPDVAKRQDRICAICGVTKRHLMNEYTLSVKADALATGHTLDDMAKLLLANLFRWDLHHLSKGTPVLPEESGFARKIKPLAFQAEEEIIAFAKLHNIKPVTAVCPYSREAKYTRYQEALDMLEEKSPGIKRSFYKNYTKYAHLFAGTSARPPKITCELCGFPSVSPVCTFCRTWVKSSQ, encoded by the coding sequence ATGAAATGCACTGTGTGTCGTAAACCAGCAATTGTAAAATTTCCCGCTCATAATTCCGCCTTTTGCGAAGAACATTTGGACGCTTTTTTTATGAGACAAGTTGCCAAAACTATTGAAAAATATAAAATGCTGCCTCCGAAAGGGCGCGTAGTCGTTGCAATCTCAGGAGGAAAAGATTCCTTAGTCACTACTTTTGTCTTAAAAAGATTAGGTTATGAAGTGCTGGGCTTTTTTATAGATCTAGGAATAGAAGAAAACAACTTCTCTTCTCAATCTAGAGAAGTTGTGGAAAGTTTTTGCAAAGAAAATGATATTCCTTTAGAAATAGTAAACTTAAAAGAAAAATTTGGAAAAGGTATCCCGGATGTAGCTAAACGCCAAGACAGGATATGTGCTATATGTGGAGTCACTAAAAGGCATCTTATGAACGAATACACTTTATCTGTAAAAGCTGATGCACTGGCAACAGGTCATACATTAGACGATATGGCTAAGTTGCTTTTAGCAAATCTATTCCGATGGGACCTTCATCATTTATCAAAGGGAACTCCTGTACTCCCTGAAGAATCGGGATTTGCTCGAAAAATTAAACCTCTCGCTTTCCAAGCAGAAGAAGAGATAATTGCTTTTGCAAAACTTCACAATATAAAACCTGTAACCGCAGTATGTCCTTATTCAAGAGAAGCAAAATATACAAGATATCAAGAAGCCTTAGATATGTTAGAGGAAAAATCCCCAGGAATTAAAAGGTCTTTCTATAAAAACTACACAAAATATGCCCATCTATTTGCTGGTACTTCTGCACGTCCTCCAAAAATAACTTGTGAGTTATGTGGTTTCCCTTCTGTTTCTCCTGTATGTACTTTCTGCCGCACATGGGTAAAAAGCAGCCAATGA
- a CDS encoding uracil-DNA glycosylase: MALLPLKELYLECLHCTKCDLSKTKTNMVFGEGNLRAKVMFVGEGPGRDEDLQGRPFVGRAGQFLNKMLEDVGLKREEVYIANIVKCRPPNNRVPLQSEIDACLPYLRNQVAIIAPKMIVCLGATAAKAIIDKNFKITVMRGQWFERKGVKIIATYHPAAILRDPEKLEPAMEDFKKIKEELDKLL, translated from the coding sequence ATGGCACTTTTACCCTTAAAAGAACTATATTTAGAGTGTTTACATTGTACAAAATGTGACCTTAGTAAAACGAAAACTAATATGGTTTTTGGAGAAGGAAATTTAAGGGCAAAAGTTATGTTTGTGGGAGAAGGACCAGGAAGAGACGAGGATTTGCAAGGGAGGCCTTTTGTAGGAAGAGCTGGTCAATTTCTCAACAAAATGCTTGAGGATGTCGGATTAAAACGGGAAGAAGTCTATATTGCCAACATAGTAAAATGCAGGCCACCAAACAATAGAGTGCCTCTGCAGAGTGAAATTGACGCTTGTTTGCCTTATTTAAGAAATCAAGTTGCAATAATAGCTCCTAAAATGATAGTATGTCTTGGAGCGACTGCAGCAAAAGCTATAATAGACAAAAATTTCAAAATAACAGTAATGAGAGGCCAATGGTTTGAAAGAAAAGGTGTTAAAATAATAGCGACTTACCATCCAGCTGCAATTTTGAGAGACCCTGAAAAATTAGAGCCTGCAATGGAGGACTTTAAAAAGATTAAAGAGGAATTGGATAAATTATTGTAA
- a CDS encoding DUF917 domain-containing protein, whose translation MQEITSDWIEPLWYGSIFLGSGGGGKSELLASVLDKALQNRVIPLLTLDELSESNFFCGIGLLGSPELCEENLPSGKEASIAIEELEKYTGFQFNGISIVEGAGVNIFYPLLAALQTGLPVIDGDAMGRAFPELQMTTYHLENLPVTPLVLVDGSYNVHLFLEKQDTFLLELNTRQIVCQQGGVGYFAGFPYSGSVLKKVLLPSTLTFAREIGECFLHADNYHELFNLLLEVTSNSFYGPIVEIFQGTIKNISAYETAKWKAATLISPKGEELQLLFQYENLLAFKNGHIAASVPDLISAIDLNKLKPVNNNEIYEGQPLVLLGLPAPLRLRINKALDVVGPQCFGYRTIYVPLEKLYWDYYHEKEVFF comes from the coding sequence ATGCAAGAAATTACCTCTGATTGGATTGAACCACTTTGGTATGGCAGTATTTTTCTTGGTTCGGGTGGTGGGGGAAAAAGTGAACTTTTGGCATCCGTACTGGATAAAGCTTTACAAAACCGTGTTATTCCTTTACTAACCCTTGATGAATTGTCTGAAAGTAACTTTTTCTGCGGTATAGGTCTTTTAGGTTCACCGGAATTATGTGAAGAAAATTTACCCTCGGGTAAAGAAGCTAGTATTGCCATTGAGGAATTAGAAAAATATACTGGGTTCCAGTTTAATGGAATCTCAATTGTTGAAGGAGCAGGAGTTAATATCTTTTATCCACTTTTAGCAGCACTTCAAACTGGTTTGCCAGTTATTGATGGTGATGCTATGGGAAGAGCTTTCCCCGAACTACAAATGACTACTTATCATCTTGAAAACTTACCTGTTACCCCTTTGGTACTAGTTGATGGCAGTTATAACGTGCATCTGTTCCTTGAAAAGCAAGATACATTTCTTTTAGAACTTAATACGCGCCAGATTGTTTGCCAACAAGGAGGAGTTGGTTATTTTGCAGGCTTTCCTTATTCCGGTTCCGTATTAAAAAAAGTTTTACTTCCAAGTACTCTAACTTTTGCCCGTGAAATAGGTGAATGCTTTTTACATGCTGATAATTACCACGAGCTATTCAACTTGCTTTTAGAGGTAACTTCTAATTCCTTTTATGGTCCTATAGTCGAAATTTTTCAAGGTACCATAAAAAATATATCCGCATATGAAACTGCCAAGTGGAAAGCAGCAACGCTAATCTCACCAAAAGGTGAAGAATTACAACTTCTTTTTCAATATGAGAATTTACTTGCGTTCAAAAATGGTCATATAGCCGCTAGTGTACCCGATTTAATTTCCGCAATTGATCTAAATAAACTTAAACCAGTAAATAACAATGAAATTTATGAAGGTCAGCCTCTAGTGCTTCTAGGTCTGCCGGCACCACTTCGACTCAGAATCAATAAAGCTTTAGATGTAGTTGGTCCCCAATGTTTTGGTTATCGAACTATTTACGTGCCGCTAGAAAAACTATATTGGGATTACTACCATGAAAAGGAGGTATTTTTTTGA
- a CDS encoding fumarate hydratase, translating into MKEIEAKKITEIVKLLCIEANYELPQDIFESLKERIKEEISPLGREILKDIIANAEIARTQRMPICQDTGIVVVFVEIGQEVHIVNGSLEEAINEGVRLGYQEEYLRRSVVKSPILRINTGDNTPAIIHYHICEGNRFSITVMPKGAGSENMSALKMLKPSDGVEGIKNFVIETVEKAGPNACPPLIVGIGIGGDFELAPYLAKKALLRGVGERNTDKVLAQLEEELLQEINMLGIGPQGLGGSTTALDVHIETYPTHIASLPVAVNLGCHVTRHATFVL; encoded by the coding sequence TTGAAAGAGATAGAAGCAAAGAAAATTACTGAAATAGTAAAATTGCTTTGTATTGAAGCTAATTATGAATTACCTCAAGATATATTTGAAAGTTTAAAAGAAAGAATAAAAGAGGAAATAAGTCCTTTGGGTAGAGAAATTTTAAAAGATATAATTGCAAATGCTGAAATAGCGAGAACGCAAAGAATGCCTATATGTCAAGACACAGGAATAGTCGTAGTTTTTGTAGAGATAGGACAAGAAGTACATATAGTAAATGGCAGTTTAGAAGAAGCGATAAATGAAGGTGTAAGACTTGGCTATCAAGAGGAGTATTTAAGAAGATCTGTTGTAAAAAGCCCAATTTTACGAATAAATACTGGTGACAACACTCCTGCAATAATACATTATCATATCTGTGAAGGAAATAGATTTTCAATAACTGTAATGCCTAAAGGTGCAGGAAGTGAAAATATGAGTGCTTTAAAAATGCTAAAGCCTTCTGACGGAGTGGAAGGGATTAAAAATTTTGTTATTGAAACAGTTGAAAAAGCAGGTCCTAATGCTTGCCCTCCCTTGATCGTGGGAATAGGAATTGGAGGGGATTTTGAGCTTGCTCCTTATCTTGCTAAAAAGGCGTTATTGAGAGGTGTAGGTGAAAGAAACACAGATAAAGTGTTAGCTCAATTAGAAGAGGAGTTGTTGCAAGAAATAAATATGTTGGGAATTGGTCCTCAAGGCTTAGGTGGGAGTACCACTGCTCTTGATGTTCATATTGAAACTTATCCTACCCATATAGCTTCTCTTCCTGTGGCTGTCAATTTAGGATGCCATGTTACAAGACATGCTACTTTTGTATTATAA